Proteins encoded in a region of the Psychrilyobacter piezotolerans genome:
- a CDS encoding alanine/glycine:cation symporter family protein, with product MDTLNFFQAINNFVWGPPLLILLIGTGFYLTVRLGLLQILKLPLALKYLFVKDKDDTGEGDVSSFAALCTALAATIGTGNIVGVATAIRLGGPGALFWMWLAAFFGMATKYSEGLLAIKYRIKDENGQQAGGPMYYLEGGLKNKKLGKILAKSFAVFGIGVAFFGIGTFAQVNAIVTGVSGGFGVPKLIVALFLTLSVAAVTIGGIKSISRVSEIVVPFMALFYVFGATIILLLDPSATAAAFNLVISSAFSGHAAVGGFAGAGVALALKAGVARGVFSNESGLGSAPIAAAAARTNSCVRQGLISMTGTFFDTIVVCTMTGLVLVSSGLWNNADLAGAEVTNAAFSNLLTFGGIGGFIVNIGIIFFAFTTILGWNYYGERCTVYLCGVKGIKYFKAVFIFLIAIGPFIRLQLIWVIADIVNGLMAIPNLIGLIALSGVVIKETKDYFEGLKKKEKKAKTV from the coding sequence ATGGATACACTTAATTTTTTTCAAGCAATAAATAACTTTGTATGGGGACCACCGCTATTAATATTACTGATAGGAACAGGTTTTTATCTAACAGTTCGACTGGGATTGCTACAAATTTTGAAACTTCCACTGGCACTGAAATATCTATTTGTAAAGGATAAGGATGATACAGGGGAGGGAGATGTAAGTAGTTTTGCTGCCCTTTGTACGGCACTGGCAGCGACTATAGGTACTGGAAATATTGTAGGAGTAGCAACAGCTATTAGATTAGGAGGACCGGGAGCATTATTTTGGATGTGGCTGGCTGCATTCTTTGGGATGGCAACAAAATATTCAGAGGGGCTTTTAGCCATAAAATATAGGATAAAAGATGAAAATGGACAACAAGCTGGAGGGCCCATGTACTATCTGGAAGGGGGGCTTAAAAATAAAAAGCTTGGTAAGATATTGGCTAAATCTTTTGCTGTATTTGGAATAGGAGTTGCATTCTTCGGGATAGGAACTTTCGCTCAGGTAAATGCCATTGTTACAGGAGTAAGTGGTGGATTTGGAGTTCCAAAATTGATAGTTGCTCTATTTTTAACACTTAGTGTGGCTGCCGTAACTATAGGCGGGATAAAGAGTATATCTCGAGTTTCAGAGATAGTAGTTCCATTTATGGCTCTATTCTATGTCTTTGGAGCGACAATCATACTCTTATTGGATCCAAGTGCCACTGCTGCTGCTTTTAATTTGGTTATCAGCAGTGCATTCAGCGGTCATGCTGCTGTAGGTGGATTTGCCGGTGCTGGAGTTGCTTTAGCACTAAAAGCAGGAGTAGCTAGGGGAGTTTTCTCCAATGAATCTGGTTTAGGATCTGCTCCCATTGCAGCTGCAGCTGCTAGAACAAATTCTTGTGTAAGACAAGGGCTTATCTCTATGACAGGTACCTTCTTTGACACGATTGTGGTTTGTACTATGACAGGTCTTGTGCTTGTTTCTTCTGGATTATGGAATAACGCAGATCTTGCTGGAGCAGAAGTTACCAATGCTGCTTTTAGTAACCTCCTAACATTTGGAGGTATCGGTGGTTTTATTGTTAATATTGGTATTATTTTCTTTGCATTCACTACGATCCTTGGTTGGAACTACTATGGTGAAAGATGTACTGTATATCTTTGTGGTGTAAAGGGGATAAAATATTTTAAAGCAGTCTTTATATTCTTGATTGCCATAGGACCATTCATAAGGCTGCAGCTCATTTGGGTTATAGCTGATATAGTTAATGGGCTTATGGCTATTCCAAACTTAATTGGATTAATTGCTCTCAGCGGAGTAGTTATAAAAGAAACTAAAGATTATTTTGAAGGTTTAAAGAAAAAAGAAAAAAAGGCAAAAACAGTTTAG
- a CDS encoding GNAT family N-acetyltransferase: protein MKANIKLRNLEINDLETYLYLNNPEREFYKYNGPYFGKPTIEELKEEVENYRSKFLKGEKDVKSGKMIVDSSNNELIGSVSSYWKSKETLWMEAGIVIFNENYWGKGIGYDALKMWISELFNDNPEIIRLGLTTWSGNKRMMNLSEKLGMKKEATYRKARIVDNKYYDSVSYGILREEWNF from the coding sequence ATGAAGGCAAATATTAAACTTAGAAACCTGGAAATAAATGATTTGGAGACTTATCTATATTTAAATAATCCAGAAAGAGAATTTTATAAATATAATGGCCCATACTTTGGTAAACCTACTATAGAAGAGCTGAAAGAAGAGGTTGAGAATTATAGAAGTAAATTTTTAAAGGGAGAAAAGGACGTAAAATCCGGAAAGATGATTGTAGACAGCAGTAATAATGAACTAATAGGATCGGTAAGCTCTTACTGGAAATCCAAGGAGACACTGTGGATGGAGGCAGGTATTGTAATTTTCAATGAAAATTATTGGGGAAAGGGGATAGGTTATGATGCTTTAAAGATGTGGATATCTGAATTATTTAATGACAATCCTGAAATTATAAGGCTTGGTCTCACTACTTGGTCAGGAAATAAAAGGATGATGAATTTATCGGAAAAATTAGGAATGAAAAAAGAAGCAACCTATAGAAAAGCTCGTATTGTTGACAATAAATATTACGATTCTGTAAGCTACGGTATCCTGCGAGAAGAATGGAATTTTTAA
- a CDS encoding toxin-antitoxin system YwqK family antitoxin gives MKKILLILLISFSLISYGKSIDARQLQYRNGRMYEESQQSPYTGEVIVYYENGEIKTKENYKGGKLNGGVIDFYENGEVKVKGNYKDGEPNGEWIPYYENGEMKAKENYKDGKLNGEITDYYENGGIKAKGIYKGGEPNGEQIIYYENGRIKAKENYKDGEQNGEVIGYYENGQIKVKGIYKDGKLNGEWIIYYENGQIGYKANYKNGLEHGEWIIYYENGQIKRKGNHKDEMLVN, from the coding sequence ATGAAAAAAATATTATTAATCTTACTGATTAGCTTTAGTTTAATAAGTTATGGAAAATCCATCGATGCAAGGCAATTACAGTATAGAAATGGGAGGATGTATGAAGAGAGTCAGCAATCTCCATATACAGGAGAAGTTATCGTCTATTACGAAAATGGAGAAATCAAAACTAAAGAAAATTATAAAGGTGGAAAACTAAATGGGGGAGTTATTGACTTTTACGAAAATGGGGAAGTCAAAGTTAAAGGAAATTATAAAGATGGGGAACCAAATGGAGAATGGATTCCCTATTACGAGAATGGAGAAATGAAAGCTAAAGAAAATTATAAAGATGGAAAACTAAATGGGGAAATTACTGACTATTACGAAAATGGGGGAATCAAAGCTAAAGGAATTTATAAAGGTGGGGAACCAAATGGAGAACAGATTATCTATTACGAAAACGGGAGAATCAAAGCTAAGGAAAATTATAAAGATGGGGAACAAAACGGAGAAGTTATTGGCTACTACGAAAATGGACAAATAAAAGTAAAAGGAATTTATAAAGACGGGAAACTAAATGGGGAATGGATTATATATTACGAAAACGGACAAATCGGATATAAAGCAAATTATAAAAATGGATTAGAACATGGGGAATGGATTATATATTATGAAAATGGACAAATTAAACGTAAAGGAAATCATAAAGATGAAATGCTGGTTAATTAA
- a CDS encoding type II secretion system protein, giving the protein MKKLKNGFSLIEMVVVTAMLITLATTLAGKLNESLAKSKDAKAVAVLGAARTAGNVAVTDRMVKNEGGPLTITFEDITSRLDTRTNELIQDTTGKIPVGGIENDGIFKYGGTVVLNDGTQNLTTGATSITVTDDFHLILTTGLTGTKEDKSTAGKLWVLY; this is encoded by the coding sequence ATGAAGAAATTAAAAAATGGATTTTCGCTGATCGAGATGGTGGTGGTAACAGCAATGCTGATTACATTAGCAACGACATTGGCAGGAAAATTAAATGAAAGTTTGGCCAAGTCCAAGGATGCCAAGGCAGTAGCAGTATTAGGAGCAGCTAGAACGGCTGGAAATGTAGCTGTTACAGATAGGATGGTTAAAAATGAAGGGGGACCTCTGACTATTACCTTTGAAGACATAACTTCCAGGCTGGATACTAGAACGAATGAGCTCATCCAGGACACTACCGGTAAAATCCCGGTGGGAGGGATAGAAAACGATGGAATATTTAAATACGGGGGAACTGTTGTACTAAACGACGGAACTCAAAATTTAACTACAGGTGCTACCTCCATAACGGTAACAGATGATTTTCACCTGATTTTAACCACAGGACTAACAGGAACAAAAGAAGACAAAAGTACCGCGGGTAAGTTATGGGTTTTATATTAA